A window of Synechococcus sp. MEDNS5 contains these coding sequences:
- a CDS encoding N-acetylglucosamine-6-phosphate deacetylase produces the protein MRRITHVRLPQCPGSTPSHGLHWLILSDQGVITKIGPMPAMAAMAGESWNGDWLSPRGIDLQINGGLGLAFPELCDDDLPRLLQLLEQLWRDGVEAIAPTLVTCGVEPLRRALSVLRQARGLHKQGRCRLLGAHLEGPFLATERRGAHPSEHIAPPSLAELERRIAGFETEISLVTLAPEQPGADHVIHQLNALGITVALGHSTASADQAASAFDQGVGMLTHAFNAMPGLHHRAPGPVGEACRRGGIALGLIADGVHVHPTMAVLLQRMAGDQLVLVSDALAPYGLADGEHRWDERVLHVQDGTCRLEDGTLAGVTLPLLEGCCRLARWSGDADGAIWAATMAPRRVIGMDHSLEGLVGQPMDQLLRWELSEEGASLAWREAA, from the coding sequence ATGCGCCGGATCACCCACGTGCGACTGCCTCAATGCCCTGGATCAACACCAAGCCATGGTCTGCACTGGCTGATTCTGAGTGATCAAGGTGTGATCACCAAGATCGGTCCCATGCCGGCGATGGCGGCGATGGCAGGAGAGAGCTGGAACGGCGACTGGCTCAGTCCACGGGGGATTGACCTGCAGATCAACGGTGGGCTCGGTCTTGCCTTCCCTGAACTCTGCGACGACGATCTCCCCCGACTGCTGCAGCTTCTCGAGCAGTTGTGGCGTGATGGTGTCGAGGCCATCGCTCCAACCCTGGTCACCTGTGGCGTCGAACCCCTGCGCCGTGCACTCTCCGTGCTGCGCCAGGCCAGGGGCCTGCACAAACAGGGCCGCTGCCGCCTGCTGGGGGCGCATCTGGAAGGTCCTTTCCTGGCAACAGAGCGCCGGGGCGCTCACCCGAGCGAACACATCGCCCCACCCAGCCTTGCGGAGCTGGAGAGGCGAATCGCCGGTTTTGAAACCGAAATCAGCCTGGTGACGCTCGCCCCGGAACAACCGGGCGCAGACCACGTGATTCACCAGCTGAACGCCCTCGGAATCACGGTGGCCCTGGGCCACAGCACAGCCAGCGCTGACCAGGCCGCATCCGCCTTCGATCAGGGGGTCGGCATGCTGACCCATGCGTTCAACGCCATGCCTGGCCTGCATCACCGGGCGCCTGGCCCCGTAGGAGAGGCCTGCCGTCGCGGCGGCATTGCCCTGGGCCTGATCGCCGATGGCGTTCATGTGCACCCCACCATGGCGGTATTGCTGCAACGCATGGCCGGCGACCAGCTTGTGCTGGTCAGTGATGCGCTCGCGCCCTATGGATTGGCGGATGGTGAGCACCGCTGGGACGAGCGCGTGCTGCACGTGCAAGACGGAACCTGCCGGCTGGAGGACGGAACCCTCGCGGGCGTGACCCTGCCCTTGCTCGAAGGCTGTTGCCGGCTCGCCCGCTGGAGCGGCGATGCGGATGGGGCGATCTGGGCCGCAACGATGGCACCGAGACGGGTCATCGGCATGGATCACAGCCTTGAAGGGCTGGTGGGGCAACCCATGGACCAGCTGCTGCGCTGGGAGCTGAGCGAGGAGGGGGCATCCCTTGCCTGGCGAGAAGCTGCTTAA
- the bchM gene encoding magnesium protoporphyrin IX methyltransferase, whose product MTPEQQLKDKLAEKQEVKGYFETTGFDRWNRIYSESDDVNKVQRNIRIGHQKTVDEVLAWIKDSGELSDVSFCDAGCGVGSLSLPLAAMGAGSISASDISEAMAQEAERRAREAGLNMTKLNFFASDLESLSGSFHTVCCLDVFIHYPQAAAEEMVKHLCSLSEQRLIVSFAPYTPLLALLKSIGQLFPGPSKTTRAYTLKEQGIVKAAMDCGYEPVRRSLNKAPFYFSRLIEFRKKE is encoded by the coding sequence ATGACCCCTGAACAGCAGCTGAAGGACAAGCTGGCCGAGAAGCAGGAGGTGAAGGGGTATTTCGAAACCACTGGCTTCGATCGCTGGAATCGCATCTACAGCGAATCCGACGACGTGAACAAGGTGCAGCGCAACATCCGCATCGGCCATCAGAAAACCGTGGATGAAGTGCTGGCCTGGATCAAAGACAGCGGCGAACTCAGCGACGTGAGCTTCTGTGACGCCGGGTGCGGTGTGGGGAGTCTCAGCCTGCCCTTGGCGGCGATGGGCGCAGGCTCGATCAGCGCCAGCGACATCTCCGAAGCGATGGCCCAGGAAGCGGAACGCCGGGCCCGCGAGGCCGGCCTCAACATGACCAAACTCAACTTCTTCGCCAGTGACCTGGAAAGCCTGAGCGGCTCCTTCCACACGGTGTGCTGCCTGGATGTCTTCATCCATTACCCCCAGGCAGCCGCTGAAGAGATGGTGAAACACCTCTGCAGCCTCAGCGAGCAGCGGTTAATTGTGAGCTTTGCCCCCTACACCCCACTGCTGGCGCTGCTGAAGAGCATCGGCCAGCTGTTTCCAGGCCCCAGCAAAACAACCCGTGCCTACACCTTGAAGGAGCAAGGCATCGTCAAGGCTGCGATGGACTGTGGCTACGAGCCTGTTCGACGGAGCTTGAATAAAGCACCGTTTTATTTCTCAAGGCTGATCGAATTTCGAAAGAAAGAATGA
- a CDS encoding RluA family pseudouridine synthase, whose protein sequence is MERSESGRMLSAVMASRYGHSPRDVWQRRIQTGEVSLNGQSLHHDVLVGAGDVVQWRRPPWLEPAIPDQWSVVYDDGDMLVVNKPSGLPVMPAGGFLQHTLSALFMETSRLAGAGQVPKPVHRLGRFTSGLQVCARRPQTRAKLSRQFRPEGGCRKTYLAWAHPVSGLIADEPMVVTTDVVERSHPLLGWVWGPDPQDGETLRRRLHARSELRLLKRCDQGDLVKVAISTGRPHQIRIHLAQLGSPLLGDPLYLPQQRINAAAVPGDGGYRLHAHTLVFENGLHLSCEAGSRFTPG, encoded by the coding sequence ATGGAAAGGTCCGAGTCGGGTCGGATGTTGAGTGCAGTGATGGCCAGCCGCTATGGCCACTCACCCAGGGATGTCTGGCAGCGCCGGATCCAAACCGGTGAAGTGTCCCTCAACGGACAGTCTCTTCACCACGATGTGCTTGTTGGTGCAGGGGATGTCGTGCAATGGCGACGACCTCCATGGCTTGAGCCTGCGATCCCGGATCAGTGGTCCGTCGTCTACGACGACGGTGACATGCTGGTCGTTAACAAGCCCTCAGGTTTGCCGGTGATGCCTGCCGGCGGATTTCTGCAGCACACCCTCTCGGCCTTGTTCATGGAGACCAGTCGATTGGCAGGCGCTGGCCAGGTTCCCAAGCCGGTGCATCGTTTGGGACGATTCACCTCAGGGCTTCAGGTGTGCGCGCGCCGACCACAAACGCGGGCCAAACTGTCCCGGCAGTTCCGTCCGGAGGGCGGTTGCCGCAAGACCTATCTGGCCTGGGCCCATCCGGTGAGCGGGTTGATTGCAGATGAGCCGATGGTGGTGACCACCGATGTGGTGGAGCGTTCCCATCCGCTACTGGGATGGGTCTGGGGGCCTGATCCTCAGGACGGAGAGACTTTGCGCAGACGCCTGCATGCCCGCAGTGAGCTTCGCCTTCTGAAGCGCTGCGATCAAGGCGATCTTGTGAAGGTGGCCATCAGCACCGGCCGGCCGCATCAGATCCGCATTCACTTGGCTCAGCTGGGGTCACCCTTGTTAGGGGATCCTCTTTATCTGCCGCAGCAACGGATTAATGCTGCCGCTGTGCCTGGGGATGGTGGCTATCGCTTGCATGCCCACACGCTGGTGTTTGAGAACGGCCTGCATCTCAGCTGTGAGGCCGGGTCTCGGTTTACCCCGGGTTAA
- a CDS encoding response regulator transcription factor, translating into MTASVPEQPPVRLLLVDDEPGLRSAVQAYLEDEGFEVATAVDGEEGFNKAQQMLPDVVITDVMMPRLDGYGLLTRLRADERLGGTPVIFLTAKGMTADRTQGYLAGVDDYIPKPFDPDELVARVRNVAQRQQRLLQEAARFADADMGQIAKQITEIRSLLAQAEALPAQDPVQHSFTPRESSVLQLVAEGLMNKEIARQLETSIRNVEKYVSRLFIKTGTSSRTELVRYALQHRLVE; encoded by the coding sequence ATGACTGCCTCAGTGCCCGAGCAGCCACCCGTTCGTCTGTTGCTGGTCGACGACGAACCCGGTCTGCGTTCTGCCGTTCAGGCTTACCTCGAGGACGAAGGTTTCGAGGTGGCCACGGCTGTGGATGGTGAGGAAGGTTTCAATAAAGCCCAGCAGATGCTCCCGGATGTGGTGATCACCGACGTGATGATGCCCCGCCTCGATGGTTATGGGCTGCTCACGCGTCTGCGGGCCGACGAACGGCTGGGGGGCACACCTGTGATTTTCCTGACGGCCAAGGGAATGACCGCTGACCGCACGCAGGGGTATCTCGCGGGAGTTGACGATTACATCCCCAAGCCCTTTGACCCCGATGAACTGGTCGCTCGGGTTCGCAACGTGGCACAGCGCCAGCAGCGCCTGCTTCAGGAAGCAGCTCGCTTTGCAGACGCAGACATGGGGCAGATCGCGAAGCAGATCACTGAAATCCGTTCGCTGCTGGCCCAGGCGGAGGCCCTTCCCGCTCAGGACCCCGTGCAGCACAGCTTCACGCCACGCGAGAGCAGTGTTCTCCAGTTGGTCGCCGAAGGGTTGATGAACAAGGAAATCGCCAGGCAGCTGGAAACGTCGATTCGTAACGTCGAGAAATACGTGAGTCGTCTGTTCATCAAGACCGGGACCTCGAGTCGCACAGAGTTGGTGCGCTACGCCCTGCAGCATCGCCTGGTGGAGTGA
- a CDS encoding cysteine desulfurase family protein, with the protein MLPTTSADLIPGDLIQLDHQATTPCHPLVVQAMKPWWEQEWGNASSRQHRLGLTAAAAVASARHRLASHLGVEDDELIFTSGATEANNLALLGHARARAKAEGRCGHVITLATEHHAVLDPMHQLQREGFALTVLRPQDNGLIDADMLNDVLRDDTQMVSVMAANNEIGVVQPLRALADLCRSRGITLHTDAAQAFGHLRLNRDELGCDLISLSAHKLNGPKGIGALVKRRGVSIQPLFWGGGQEQELRPGTLPVPLIVGFAAAADLAHADLETWQQQLTLLRDRLWQGLKSRHPQLEMNGAHQPRLAHNLNITIADVSGVRLHRCLKRSLACSSGSACSRGEPSHVLQAIGRSRREAEASLRLSLGRTTTAAEIDRAVDVISACINQLHGS; encoded by the coding sequence ATGCTGCCAACAACAAGCGCCGATTTGATCCCAGGCGACCTGATCCAGCTGGACCATCAGGCCACAACTCCCTGCCATCCACTGGTGGTGCAGGCGATGAAGCCTTGGTGGGAGCAGGAATGGGGAAATGCCTCGAGTCGGCAACACCGCCTGGGACTCACCGCAGCGGCAGCCGTGGCTTCAGCGCGCCACAGGCTGGCCTCCCATCTGGGAGTGGAGGATGACGAGCTGATCTTCACCAGCGGGGCAACGGAAGCCAACAACCTCGCTCTGCTGGGCCATGCCCGCGCCCGCGCCAAGGCTGAAGGGCGTTGCGGCCACGTGATCACCTTGGCCACGGAACACCATGCGGTGCTGGATCCCATGCACCAACTGCAGCGGGAAGGCTTTGCGCTGACCGTGCTGCGTCCCCAGGACAACGGCCTGATCGATGCAGACATGCTGAACGACGTGCTTCGCGACGACACGCAAATGGTGAGCGTGATGGCGGCCAACAACGAGATCGGCGTGGTCCAGCCATTGCGCGCGCTTGCGGACCTCTGCAGGAGCAGGGGCATCACTTTGCACACCGATGCGGCCCAGGCCTTTGGGCACCTCCGCCTGAATCGGGACGAGCTGGGCTGCGATCTCATCAGCCTCAGCGCCCACAAGCTGAATGGCCCCAAGGGAATCGGCGCGCTGGTGAAACGCCGCGGCGTCTCCATCCAGCCTTTGTTCTGGGGAGGAGGCCAGGAACAGGAGCTCCGGCCAGGAACGTTGCCCGTGCCTCTGATTGTGGGCTTCGCTGCGGCGGCAGACCTGGCACACGCCGACCTGGAAACCTGGCAGCAGCAGCTCACCCTGCTGCGGGACCGACTTTGGCAGGGCCTGAAGTCACGCCATCCCCAATTGGAGATGAATGGAGCCCATCAGCCGCGGCTGGCTCACAACCTCAACATCACGATTGCCGATGTCTCAGGCGTACGTTTGCATCGCTGCCTGAAGCGCTCTCTGGCCTGCAGCAGCGGCTCCGCATGCAGCAGGGGAGAACCCTCCCATGTTCTGCAGGCAATCGGCCGAAGCCGCCGCGAAGCGGAAGCCTCCTTACGCCTGAGCCTGGGGCGAACGACAACAGCGGCCGAGATCGATCGCGCTGTGGACGTGATCTCTGCATGCATCAACCAGCTTCACGGAAGCTGA
- the rsmH gene encoding 16S rRNA (cytosine(1402)-N(4))-methyltransferase RsmH: MPDQLPDPDSTFQHVPVLADVLLNVLDQEPSDHWQSGRAVDATLGGGGHSSLLLERYPGLRLIGLDQDATARVAAAERLRPWQERVTIVAANFADYSPPEPVSMVLADLGVSSPQLDVAERGFSFRRDGPLDMRMNPEGGGETAAELIERLEESDLADLIYANGEERLSRRIARRIKADLAAQGAYAGTAALAYAIAGCYPPKARRGRIHPATRTFQALRIAINDELGVLEKLLSSAPDWLQPGGLLAIISFHSLEDRRVKTAFLQDERLERITRRPLVASEEEQEQNTRSRSAKLRIARRRSAEDARSERG, encoded by the coding sequence ATGCCCGATCAGCTCCCCGATCCCGATTCAACCTTTCAGCATGTGCCGGTCCTGGCCGATGTTCTGTTGAATGTCTTGGACCAGGAACCCAGTGACCACTGGCAGTCTGGCCGGGCTGTGGATGCCACGCTGGGCGGAGGGGGGCACAGCAGTCTGTTGCTGGAGCGTTATCCCGGGTTGCGTTTGATCGGGCTCGACCAGGACGCCACTGCGAGAGTAGCTGCCGCAGAACGTCTCCGCCCCTGGCAGGAACGGGTCACCATCGTGGCCGCCAACTTTGCTGATTACAGCCCTCCTGAGCCGGTATCCATGGTCCTGGCGGATCTTGGCGTCAGTAGTCCACAGCTCGATGTGGCGGAGCGCGGGTTCAGCTTTCGCCGCGATGGCCCCCTCGACATGCGCATGAATCCGGAGGGTGGGGGTGAGACGGCGGCGGAGTTGATCGAACGGTTGGAGGAGTCCGACCTGGCCGATCTCATCTACGCCAATGGCGAGGAACGTCTGTCCCGCAGGATCGCTCGCCGGATCAAGGCCGATCTGGCGGCACAGGGGGCCTATGCAGGCACCGCCGCCCTCGCTTACGCGATCGCCGGTTGTTATCCACCCAAGGCCCGGCGTGGGCGCATTCATCCTGCGACCCGCACGTTTCAGGCCCTGCGCATCGCCATCAATGACGAACTGGGGGTGTTGGAGAAACTCTTGAGCTCAGCTCCTGATTGGCTGCAGCCGGGAGGTCTGCTGGCGATCATTAGCTTTCACTCCCTTGAGGACAGGCGCGTGAAAACGGCATTTCTCCAGGATGAGCGGCTGGAGAGGATCACCCGTCGCCCGCTGGTGGCCTCTGAAGAGGAACAGGAGCAGAACACGCGCAGCCGCAGCGCCAAGCTGCGCATTGCCCGGCGACGATCAGCTGAAGACGCCAGATCAGAGCGAGGTTGA
- a CDS encoding NAD(P)H-quinone oxidoreductase subunit H — protein sequence MTQLETRTEPMVVNFGPHHPSMHGVLRLVVTLDGEDVVDCEPVIGYLHRGMEKIAENRTNVMFVPYVSRMDYAAGMFYEAVVVNAPEKLADIPVPKRASYIRVLMLELNRIANHLLWLGPFLADVGAQTPFFYIFREREMIYDLWEAATGQRLINNNYFRIGGVAADLPWGWLEKCRDFCDWFGPKIDEYEKLITNNPIFRRRIEGLGVIGKEEAINWSLSGPMLRASGVPWDLRKVDHYECYDDFDWDVAWEKEGDCFARYRVRIEEMRQSLKILRQACDMIPGGPTENVEARRMAEGKDSEFAGFDYQYVAKKVAPTFKIPNGELYTRLESGKGEIGIFIQGNNDVTPWRFKIRAADSNNLQILPHILKGHKVADIMAILGSIDVIMGSVDR from the coding sequence ATGACGCAGCTGGAAACGCGCACGGAGCCGATGGTGGTCAACTTCGGCCCCCATCACCCCTCCATGCACGGGGTGTTGCGGCTGGTGGTAACCCTTGACGGCGAAGACGTGGTGGATTGTGAGCCGGTGATCGGCTATCTCCACCGCGGCATGGAGAAGATCGCAGAGAACCGCACGAACGTGATGTTCGTGCCCTACGTGAGCCGCATGGACTACGCGGCGGGAATGTTCTACGAGGCCGTCGTGGTCAACGCCCCGGAGAAACTGGCCGACATTCCAGTGCCCAAGCGTGCCAGCTACATCCGGGTGCTGATGCTGGAACTGAACCGGATCGCCAACCATCTCCTCTGGCTTGGGCCCTTCCTCGCTGATGTTGGCGCCCAGACTCCGTTCTTTTACATCTTCCGGGAAAGGGAGATGATTTACGACCTCTGGGAAGCAGCAACCGGTCAGCGATTGATCAACAACAATTACTTCCGCATCGGAGGCGTGGCCGCTGATCTTCCCTGGGGATGGCTGGAGAAGTGCCGTGATTTCTGCGACTGGTTTGGTCCGAAGATCGATGAATACGAGAAACTGATCACCAACAACCCCATCTTCCGGCGTCGCATTGAAGGCCTGGGTGTGATCGGTAAGGAGGAAGCCATCAACTGGAGCCTCTCTGGACCGATGCTCAGAGCGTCAGGCGTGCCCTGGGACCTGCGCAAGGTGGATCACTACGAGTGCTACGACGACTTCGACTGGGATGTGGCCTGGGAGAAGGAAGGTGACTGCTTCGCGCGTTATCGGGTGCGCATTGAGGAGATGCGCCAGTCCCTGAAGATTCTTCGTCAGGCTTGCGACATGATCCCCGGTGGACCCACGGAAAACGTGGAAGCCCGTCGCATGGCCGAGGGCAAAGACAGCGAATTCGCAGGCTTCGATTACCAATACGTGGCCAAGAAAGTTGCCCCCACCTTCAAGATCCCGAATGGTGAGCTCTACACCCGCCTGGAATCAGGCAAGGGTGAGATCGGAATCTTCATCCAAGGGAATAACGACGTCACTCCCTGGCGGTTCAAGATTCGGGCAGCCGACAGCAACAACCTGCAGATCCTTCCCCACATCCTCAAGGGACACAAGGTGGCCGACATCATGGCGATCCTTGGATCGATCGACGTGATCATGGGATCCGTTGATCGCTGA
- a CDS encoding thioesterase family protein, whose amino-acid sequence MIADSSSWLQLSKKVRFGDTDAAGVMHFHQLLRWCHEAWEESLERYGVEAHAVFPGCRGQERWPAIALPVVHCRADFLRPVHGGDQLSVHLTPQRLDPSSFEVHHCFLLGQQDVARGWIRHVAISTETRQRCALPDAIERWLEAAQIGQISEL is encoded by the coding sequence TTGATCGCTGACTCTTCCAGCTGGCTGCAACTTTCAAAAAAGGTGCGCTTCGGTGACACCGATGCTGCTGGCGTGATGCATTTTCATCAGCTGCTGCGTTGGTGCCACGAGGCCTGGGAGGAGAGCCTTGAGCGTTACGGCGTAGAAGCCCATGCTGTGTTTCCAGGCTGCCGCGGCCAGGAGCGCTGGCCAGCGATTGCCTTACCGGTGGTGCACTGCCGTGCCGACTTTCTCCGGCCGGTGCATGGCGGCGATCAACTCAGCGTGCATCTCACCCCACAACGCCTGGATCCCAGCAGCTTTGAGGTGCACCACTGCTTCCTCTTGGGGCAACAGGATGTCGCCCGTGGATGGATCCGTCACGTCGCTATCAGCACGGAGACGCGACAGCGCTGTGCCTTGCCCGATGCGATTGAACGCTGGCTGGAAGCGGCGCAGATCGGCCAGATCAGCGAGCTCTGA
- a CDS encoding AMP-binding protein has translation MTSAVAVLCDPLSPEDTAIRLQRALGKGQWVRLLGRDPSTDPASVPLPAVGWLEAVGWPEAVGWPEGPGLVLSSGGSTGGRSLCLHPVGNLERSAQATAHWLWGINIDPTTALVWNPLPFHHVSGLMPWWRARQWDAAHVWLAPELTKHPAQLLERSVQHPAWRQRPMLLSLVPTQLRRLLSDPRGCRWLQAMDVIWVGGSSLPEDLAAASREVGLKLAPCYGATETAAMVTAQRPRDFLIGGDGCGQPLEGVDLQVDADGALAVRCDRLAMARVDPAGELHPLSDPEGWWWSGDRALLLETAAQLHLHVLGRRDGAILSGGVTVYPPQLEERLLVMARHGGLPLEAVLMLGEPQLEWGEQLVALFRWSISCGSEPPLESLKALVSGWPAAERPRRWLHCPDLEPTAAGKWERQRWRQWLASQH, from the coding sequence ATGACCTCCGCTGTCGCCGTTCTGTGCGACCCCCTGAGCCCTGAGGACACCGCGATCCGCCTGCAGAGGGCCTTGGGCAAAGGACAGTGGGTGCGGCTGCTCGGCCGTGATCCTTCGACGGACCCGGCATCTGTGCCTCTGCCGGCTGTTGGGTGGCTAGAGGCTGTTGGGTGGCCAGAGGCTGTTGGGTGGCCAGAAGGCCCTGGGCTGGTGTTGTCCAGTGGAGGCAGCACCGGAGGGCGATCCCTCTGCCTGCACCCTGTCGGCAATCTGGAGCGCTCGGCCCAGGCAACCGCTCACTGGCTTTGGGGCATCAACATCGATCCCACCACGGCCTTGGTCTGGAATCCGCTTCCGTTTCACCATGTGAGCGGACTCATGCCCTGGTGGCGGGCACGCCAGTGGGACGCTGCCCACGTCTGGTTGGCTCCCGAGCTGACCAAACATCCTGCTCAACTGCTGGAACGCAGCGTGCAACACCCTGCCTGGCGGCAGCGGCCGATGCTGCTGTCGTTGGTTCCTACCCAGCTGCGGCGTTTGCTGAGCGATCCCCGCGGTTGTCGTTGGCTGCAAGCGATGGATGTGATCTGGGTTGGTGGGTCGAGCTTGCCGGAGGATCTGGCTGCCGCCTCCCGCGAGGTCGGCCTGAAGCTGGCTCCGTGTTACGGCGCAACGGAAACTGCTGCGATGGTGACGGCCCAACGGCCCAGGGATTTTCTGATTGGGGGCGATGGCTGTGGTCAGCCCCTCGAGGGCGTTGATCTCCAGGTGGATGCGGATGGAGCCCTGGCTGTTCGCTGTGATCGCTTGGCTATGGCCAGGGTCGACCCTGCCGGCGAGCTGCATCCGCTCTCCGATCCAGAGGGCTGGTGGTGGAGCGGAGATCGGGCCCTGCTTTTAGAAACGGCTGCTCAGCTACACCTGCATGTTCTGGGGCGCAGGGATGGCGCAATCCTCTCGGGTGGGGTCACCGTGTATCCACCCCAGCTCGAGGAGCGCTTGCTGGTGATGGCTCGGCATGGAGGCCTGCCGCTCGAGGCTGTTTTGATGCTCGGGGAACCTCAGCTGGAGTGGGGCGAGCAGTTGGTTGCCTTGTTTCGTTGGTCGATCAGCTGTGGATCCGAGCCTCCGCTGGAGTCTTTGAAGGCCTTGGTCTCAGGCTGGCCTGCCGCTGAACGTCCGAGACGTTGGCTGCACTGCCCGGATCTGGAACCCACAGCGGCCGGTAAGTGGGAGCGTCAGCGTTGGCGCCAATGGCTGGCGTCGCAGCACTAG
- a CDS encoding o-succinylbenzoate synthase produces MTLQLVFRPYSFALSRPLVTSRGSWQRRRGWLLRIVDPGSGLAGWGEVSPLDPGEQRCCERVISAWCLHVCRSSEELEALLPSLPAALAFAIGAALAELDGVVGDAHANGQRWRPPPRSAQLLPAGHAMPAALEALLAQHGEASGESPMVELLTLKWKVAAAEPALEWRLLSQLLKRLPAKVRLRLDANGGWDRATADRWADAVEGDPRLDWLEQPLAADDLEGLSRLGERVPVALDESLGLNPELREYWTGWQVRRPVLEGDPRPLLQDLQRGRPKLMLSTAFETGIGARWLALLAQLQQQGPTPVAPGLAPGWTPSGPLFASQPEQVWAHAAEARP; encoded by the coding sequence ATGACCCTGCAGCTGGTGTTCCGTCCTTATTCCTTCGCTCTGAGTCGGCCGCTTGTGACCTCCCGCGGGAGCTGGCAGAGGCGCCGAGGCTGGTTGCTCCGGATCGTTGATCCTGGTTCCGGTTTGGCGGGATGGGGGGAAGTGTCCCCTCTCGATCCTGGCGAGCAACGCTGCTGTGAGCGTGTGATCAGTGCTTGGTGCCTGCATGTGTGCCGCTCAAGTGAGGAGCTTGAGGCGCTGCTGCCGTCACTTCCCGCTGCCCTGGCCTTCGCGATCGGAGCTGCGCTGGCAGAGCTCGACGGTGTGGTGGGTGATGCCCATGCCAACGGTCAGCGTTGGCGCCCGCCGCCGCGATCGGCCCAACTGCTCCCCGCGGGGCATGCCATGCCCGCAGCGCTTGAGGCCCTGCTCGCGCAGCACGGGGAGGCTTCGGGCGAGTCGCCAATGGTTGAGTTGCTGACGCTGAAATGGAAAGTGGCTGCTGCCGAGCCAGCTTTGGAATGGAGGCTTCTGAGCCAGCTCCTCAAGCGTCTTCCCGCAAAGGTCAGGCTGCGCCTGGATGCCAACGGTGGCTGGGATCGGGCTACCGCTGATCGCTGGGCTGATGCCGTCGAGGGCGATCCGCGTCTGGACTGGCTGGAGCAACCGCTGGCCGCCGACGATCTTGAGGGGTTGTCGCGGTTAGGGGAGAGGGTCCCCGTGGCGTTGGATGAATCCCTGGGCCTGAACCCTGAGCTTCGTGAGTACTGGACGGGTTGGCAGGTTCGGCGTCCCGTGTTGGAGGGTGATCCGAGGCCCTTGCTTCAGGATCTGCAGCGAGGACGTCCAAAGCTGATGCTGAGCACGGCGTTTGAAACCGGCATCGGTGCTCGCTGGCTTGCTCTGCTGGCTCAGTTGCAACAGCAGGGTCCCACACCTGTCGCTCCCGGTCTCGCGCCTGGATGGACCCCTTCAGGACCGTTGTTCGCCTCCCAACCTGAGCAGGTCTGGGCCCATGCGGCGGAGGCAAGGCCATGA
- the menA gene encoding 2-carboxy-1,4-naphthoquinone phytyltransferase, with translation MSDRQAVATLHSPDAERRRLWKAAIKWPMYSVAVMPMLLALGWRIGAGLPVRWGQAIAFLVAAVLLLLWENLSNDLFDAETGVDVEGKPHSVVALLGRRRPVRRLADGALVAGLLLMAVIALRSSIWVLALVLLCCLLGYLYQGPPFRLGYLGLGEPLCWMAFGPLATAAALMVLTPIQPVATTATVPWASALALGSGPAIATTLVLFCSHFHQVETDARHGKRSPVVRMGTARAAALVPWFIAGTLALEWLPVLDGHWPLTALLGVLGLPAASALIRLLRDHHRNAERVAGSKFLALRFQALNGVGLSVGLAIGPRFEAAIHQLI, from the coding sequence ATGTCAGATCGCCAGGCTGTTGCAACCCTTCACTCCCCGGATGCTGAACGGCGGCGTCTTTGGAAGGCGGCCATCAAGTGGCCGATGTACTCCGTGGCGGTGATGCCGATGCTGCTGGCCCTGGGCTGGAGGATCGGTGCCGGTCTTCCGGTGCGTTGGGGACAGGCCATCGCATTTCTTGTGGCAGCAGTTTTGCTGCTGCTCTGGGAAAATCTCAGCAACGATCTGTTCGATGCTGAAACCGGGGTGGATGTTGAGGGAAAACCCCATTCCGTGGTGGCGTTGTTGGGACGCCGCCGGCCGGTCCGCCGGCTGGCGGATGGCGCCCTGGTGGCGGGATTGCTGTTGATGGCGGTGATCGCCTTGCGCAGCAGCATCTGGGTGCTGGCCCTGGTGCTGCTGTGCTGCCTTCTGGGTTATCTCTATCAGGGTCCTCCCTTTCGTTTGGGATACCTCGGACTGGGTGAGCCCCTGTGCTGGATGGCCTTTGGTCCACTGGCCACTGCAGCAGCTCTGATGGTGCTCACCCCAATACAGCCTGTCGCCACGACGGCAACGGTGCCCTGGGCCTCAGCCCTGGCGCTCGGATCGGGTCCTGCGATCGCCACCACCCTGGTGCTGTTCTGCTCCCATTTCCATCAGGTGGAGACGGATGCTCGGCACGGCAAGCGCTCGCCCGTGGTGCGGATGGGAACGGCCCGGGCTGCGGCGCTCGTGCCCTGGTTCATTGCGGGCACCCTCGCTCTGGAATGGCTGCCGGTTCTTGATGGACACTGGCCGCTGACCGCTTTGCTGGGAGTCCTGGGCTTGCCTGCAGCTTCTGCTCTGATCCGACTGCTGCGCGACCATCACCGGAATGCTGAGAGGGTCGCCGGCAGCAAATTCCTGGCCTTGCGCTTCCAGGCGCTCAATGGGGTGGGGCTCAGCGTCGGTTTGGCGATCGGACCCCGGTTCGAGGCCGCTATTCATCAGCTGATCTGA